The Tepidibacter aestuarii genome contains a region encoding:
- the feoB gene encoding ferrous iron transport protein B yields the protein MSTCHTYNPSVAIKDGDIKLVLAGNPNVGKSVFFNYLTGIYVDVSNFPGTTVDISSGRFENYVVMDTPGVYGISSFNDEERVARDVILYADVILNVVDALHLERDLFLTQQLIDTGKPVIVALNMMDDIKRNGIEIDIDKLSKELGVKVIPTSAIKGQGLEEVKNSLDEASVGNRIDIVKDKTSEIQEIADFDSERLLILEQDENLLKRHDVSNVPKLREEIYKQRRTRIDFIISSIIKETNEGASFRTKLGRWMVEPLTGIPILLITLYMIYQAVGVFVAQTVVGVTEEVIMGQYYYNIIMNTVGKFVSDTSFIGHLLIGEFGVLTMAPIYLLGLLLPLVVGFYFFLSLLEDTGYLPRIATLVDRMLTFIGLNGRAIIPIILGFGCVTMATVTTRILGSKRERFIATMLLGLAIPCSAQLGVIAGLIASMGAKYTFIYIITIVLVFGIVGVLLNKFMQGESTDLLIDLPPLRMPKFSNVMKKTYLKSKMFIIEAGPLFVLGAAIITVLQDTGALDAIIDLCAPITQGLLKLDPRVAQTFIMGIIRRDFGAAGLTDLASQGVLNSPQLLVSLVVITLFVPCIAAIMVIFKERSWKESAAIWIGSFVISFLVGGILAQFII from the coding sequence ATGTCTACATGTCATACTTATAATCCAAGCGTAGCAATAAAAGATGGGGATATAAAATTAGTCTTAGCAGGAAATCCAAATGTAGGTAAATCTGTGTTTTTCAATTACTTAACAGGTATTTATGTTGATGTATCGAATTTCCCAGGTACTACGGTAGATATAAGCTCTGGAAGATTTGAAAATTATGTTGTAATGGATACTCCGGGAGTTTACGGAATATCTTCGTTTAACGATGAGGAGAGAGTAGCAAGAGATGTAATATTATATGCAGATGTTATATTAAATGTTGTAGATGCTCTTCACCTAGAAAGAGATTTATTTTTAACTCAGCAATTAATAGATACAGGAAAGCCTGTAATAGTAGCTCTTAATATGATGGACGATATAAAGAGAAATGGAATAGAAATAGATATAGATAAATTGTCAAAAGAACTAGGGGTAAAAGTAATACCTACTAGTGCTATAAAGGGGCAAGGTCTTGAAGAAGTTAAAAACAGCTTAGATGAAGCTAGTGTAGGTAACAGAATAGATATAGTAAAAGATAAAACTAGTGAAATACAAGAAATTGCAGATTTTGACTCAGAAAGACTATTAATACTTGAACAAGATGAGAATTTGTTAAAGAGACATGATGTTAGTAATGTTCCTAAATTAAGAGAAGAAATATACAAGCAAAGAAGAACTAGGATAGATTTTATTATATCTAGCATAATAAAAGAAACTAATGAAGGAGCATCATTTAGAACCAAATTAGGGAGATGGATGGTTGAACCTTTAACAGGAATACCTATATTACTTATAACATTATATATGATATATCAAGCTGTTGGTGTGTTTGTTGCACAAACTGTTGTTGGTGTAACTGAAGAAGTTATAATGGGACAATATTATTACAATATAATAATGAATACTGTTGGAAAATTTGTATCTGATACTTCATTTATAGGTCACTTATTGATAGGAGAGTTTGGAGTTTTAACTATGGCTCCTATATACCTATTAGGGTTATTACTACCACTTGTTGTAGGTTTTTATTTCTTCTTATCATTACTAGAAGATACAGGATATCTTCCAAGAATAGCTACATTAGTTGATAGAATGTTAACTTTTATAGGACTTAATGGTAGAGCAATAATACCTATAATACTAGGGTTTGGTTGTGTAACAATGGCAACTGTAACTACGAGAATACTAGGATCAAAAAGAGAAAGATTCATTGCTACTATGCTTTTAGGTCTTGCAATACCATGTTCAGCACAATTAGGAGTTATAGCAGGCCTTATTGCTTCTATGGGAGCTAAATATACATTTATTTATATAATAACAATAGTACTTGTATTTGGTATTGTAGGAGTTTTATTAAATAAATTTATGCAGGGTGAATCTACTGACTTATTGATAGATTTACCACCCCTTAGAATGCCAAAGTTTTCAAATGTTATGAAAAAGACATATTTAAAATCTAAAATGTTTATAATAGAAGCCGGACCTCTATTTGTACTAGGGGCTGCTATAATAACTGTTCTTCAAGATACAGGAGCTTTAGATGCTATAATAGATTTATGTGCTCCTATAACACAAGGATTATTAAAACTTGACCCAAGGGTTGCTCAAACTTTTATAATGGGTATTATAAGAAGAGATTTTGGAGCAGCTGGGCTTACAGATTTAGCGTCTCAAGGAGTTTTAAATTCACCTCAGCTGCTAGTTTCTTTAGTAGTTATAACTTTATTCGTTCCTTGTATAGCTGCGATTATGGTTATATTTAAGGAAAGAAGTTGGAAAGAATCTGCTGCTATATGGATAGGAAGTTTTGTTATATCTTTCTTAGTGGGAGGGATATTAGCACAGTTTATAATATAA
- a CDS encoding DUF1292 domain-containing protein has product MEENIVTLVDEDGLEIQFEVIMTLEAQEREYAILMPLEENDDEEAYIFRMEEEVDGEYAIVPIEDDEEYENVVAVYHTLMEEEGLE; this is encoded by the coding sequence ATGGAAGAAAATATAGTAACATTAGTAGATGAAGATGGATTAGAAATTCAATTTGAAGTTATAATGACTTTAGAAGCTCAAGAAAGAGAATATGCAATCCTTATGCCTTTAGAAGAAAATGACGATGAAGAAGCATACATATTCAGAATGGAAGAAGAAGTAGATGGAGAATATGCTATTGTTCCTATAGAAGATGATGAAGAGTATGAAAATGTAGTAGCTGTATATCATACTTTAATGGAAGAAGAAGGATTAGAATAA
- the ruvX gene encoding Holliday junction resolvase RuvX: MKRIMGLDVGNKTIGVAVSDLMGLTAQGITTVRRKGIKTDLEELNKIIKEKEVGEIVVGLPKNMNGTLGPQSEKVVKFTEKLKTITDLEIKFWDERLTTVAAEKSLIQADVSRQKRKKVIDMLAAVLILQGYLDMKRNI, translated from the coding sequence ATGAAAAGAATAATGGGACTTGATGTTGGGAACAAAACAATAGGAGTAGCAGTTAGTGATTTAATGGGACTTACAGCTCAAGGGATTACAACAGTAAGAAGAAAAGGAATAAAAACAGATTTGGAAGAACTTAATAAAATAATAAAAGAAAAAGAAGTTGGAGAAATAGTTGTAGGTCTTCCAAAAAATATGAACGGAACATTAGGACCTCAAAGTGAAAAAGTAGTTAAATTTACTGAAAAATTAAAGACTATAACTGACCTTGAAATAAAATTTTGGGACGAAAGACTTACAACTGTTGCAGCTGAAAAATCTTTAATTCAAGCGGATGTAAGTAGACAAAAAAGAAAAAAAGTAATAGATATGCTAGCTGCTGTACTTATTTTACAGGGATACCTAGATATGAAAAGAAATATATAA
- a CDS encoding metal-dependent hydrolase translates to MRGVSHFAIGVLAVVETSILIDKPLSPLTFMISSFCSLLPDIDESHSTVSNLLIKSSFSKAIYRYTLYLINMITFFILIYINKNLTFNFILSFILIILIENKLKHTTLRKSLFSALSFILCLSLYYIKAPFAFISLAIFIGVAPWLKHRGFTHSLIGIILLYFLLKEIEILINCPQLALFSSISYASHILLGDIFTKMGIPIFYPISNKKISLAPFKVGSLSGNIFELVYTFVFFLIVIFTFKYKL, encoded by the coding sequence ATGAGAGGCGTAAGTCACTTTGCAATAGGAGTATTAGCAGTCGTGGAAACTTCGATATTAATCGACAAACCACTTTCTCCATTAACATTCATGATTTCGTCATTTTGTTCCTTACTTCCAGACATAGATGAATCTCATTCTACAGTTTCTAATTTATTGATAAAAAGTTCATTTTCTAAGGCTATTTATAGATATACGCTTTACTTAATTAATATGATTACTTTTTTTATATTAATATATATAAATAAAAATCTAACTTTTAATTTTATACTAAGTTTTATATTGATAATACTCATAGAAAATAAATTAAAGCATACTACGCTTCGGAAATCGTTATTTTCCGCTTTATCATTTATACTATGCTTATCTTTGTATTATATAAAAGCCCCATTCGCTTTTATTTCATTAGCTATATTCATAGGAGTAGCTCCATGGCTAAAGCATAGAGGCTTTACTCATAGTTTAATAGGTATTATACTTTTATATTTTTTATTGAAAGAAATAGAAATATTAATAAACTGCCCACAACTTGCACTATTTAGCTCAATTAGCTATGCTTCCCACATATTATTAGGTGATATATTCACTAAAATGGGAATACCTATATTTTATCCAATATCTAATAAAAAAATTTCTCTAGCACCATTTAAAGTAGGTAGCTTATCTGGTAACATATTTGAATTAGTATATACATTTGTATTCTTTTTGATAGTCATATTTACATTTAAATATAAACTTTGA
- a CDS encoding aldo/keto reductase, translated as MDYNILGKTGFEVSKMCFGALTIGPLQRNFSAHDGAKVIIEAFERGVNFIDTAELYGTYKHVNEAFKSYKRDKIILITKSYSYSKETAEQSLKKAIKEMNTDYIDGFLLHEQESEHTLRGHWEAMEYFIKMKEKGYIRSVGISTHTVSAVKAASKINEIDIIHPIVNKAGIGIHDGSIEDMLAAIKEAKKNNVGIYAMKPLGGGNLIHSYDEALDFSLNLDILDSIAIGMQSKEEVIANICKFEGKDIPQDIKEKLNNKKRELKIANWCERCGACVSKCQHRALSIIDDKVVIDKNKCVLCGYCSKYCKDFCIKII; from the coding sequence ATGGATTACAATATATTAGGGAAAACTGGATTTGAAGTTTCTAAAATGTGTTTTGGAGCCTTAACAATAGGACCGCTTCAACGAAACTTTAGTGCACACGATGGAGCAAAAGTTATAATTGAGGCCTTTGAAAGAGGTGTTAATTTTATAGATACAGCAGAACTGTATGGTACATATAAGCATGTAAATGAGGCATTTAAAAGTTATAAAAGAGATAAGATAATACTTATAACAAAATCGTATTCTTATTCAAAAGAGACAGCTGAGCAAAGCCTTAAAAAAGCAATAAAAGAGATGAATACTGATTACATAGATGGATTCTTGCTTCATGAACAAGAAAGTGAACATACATTAAGAGGTCACTGGGAGGCTATGGAATATTTCATCAAAATGAAGGAAAAAGGATACATAAGATCAGTGGGAATATCTACCCATACAGTGTCTGCAGTAAAAGCTGCTTCTAAAATTAATGAAATAGATATTATTCATCCAATAGTAAATAAGGCAGGAATCGGAATACACGATGGAAGTATAGAAGATATGCTAGCAGCTATAAAAGAAGCGAAAAAAAATAATGTAGGAATATACGCTATGAAACCTCTTGGTGGAGGAAACTTGATACACTCATATGATGAAGCATTGGATTTTTCGCTTAATTTAGATATATTAGATTCAATAGCTATAGGGATGCAGTCAAAGGAAGAGGTAATAGCTAATATTTGCAAATTTGAAGGAAAAGATATACCTCAAGATATAAAAGAAAAGCTAAACAATAAAAAAAGAGAGCTTAAAATAGCTAATTGGTGTGAAAGATGTGGTGCTTGTGTATCAAAGTGTCAACACAGGGCATTATCTATAATAGATGACAAGGTAGTTATAGATAAAAATAAATGTGTACTATGCGGATATTGTTCAAAATACTGTAAAGATTTTTGTATAAAGATAATTTAG
- a CDS encoding FeoA family protein, protein MTLDKIDRGQKIEILHIPNEKIRVQAIRLGLYEGANLVCSQKVFAGPIVLQNRFQEIAIGRKLAQTIKVKAV, encoded by the coding sequence ATGACTTTAGATAAAATAGATAGAGGACAAAAAATAGAAATATTACATATACCAAACGAAAAGATTAGAGTACAGGCTATAAGATTAGGTCTTTATGAAGGTGCTAATTTAGTTTGTTCTCAGAAGGTATTTGCTGGTCCTATAGTACTACAAAATAGATTTCAAGAAATAGCTATAGGAAGAAAATTAGCTCAAACGATAAAAGTAAAAGCAGTATAG
- a CDS encoding IreB family regulatory phosphoprotein, with translation MMENMDYTMKFEAPKEENLSVDEIIESVYAALVEKGYNPINQLIGYFLSGDPTYITSHNNARSLIKKYERDEILEEILKKYLEGK, from the coding sequence ATTATGGAAAATATGGATTATACTATGAAGTTCGAAGCACCAAAAGAAGAGAATTTAAGCGTCGACGAAATAATAGAGAGTGTTTATGCAGCTTTAGTTGAAAAAGGATATAACCCTATAAATCAATTAATAGGTTATTTCTTGTCTGGAGACCCTACATATATAACTAGTCATAACAATGCCAGAAGCTTAATAAAAAAATATGAAAGAGATGAGATATTAGAAGAAATTCTAAAAAAATATTTAGAAGGAAAGTAG
- a CDS encoding Fur family transcriptional regulator translates to MESYIETVKLKLKEEGYKLTPQRRSIVDIMIKNEGKHLNSEEIYDLVKIACPEIGLATVYRTLQLLDDIGAVSKLNLDDGCCRYEINLNDETHNHHHLICKKCNKIMEVEEDLLETLEEQIEKNYGFKIFDHDVKFFGMCNSCK, encoded by the coding sequence ATGGAAAGTTATATAGAAACAGTAAAGCTTAAGTTAAAAGAAGAAGGTTATAAATTAACTCCACAGAGAAGATCTATAGTTGACATAATGATAAAAAATGAAGGAAAACATTTAAACAGTGAAGAAATATATGATTTAGTTAAGATAGCGTGTCCGGAAATTGGACTTGCGACTGTGTATAGAACACTTCAGTTATTAGATGATATAGGAGCTGTATCAAAGCTTAACTTAGACGATGGTTGCTGTAGATATGAAATTAATTTAAATGACGAAACACATAATCATCACCATCTTATATGTAAAAAGTGCAATAAAATAATGGAAGTTGAAGAAGATTTGCTTGAGACATTAGAAGAGCAAATAGAAAAAAATTATGGATTTAAAATATTTGATCACGATGTGAAGTTTTTTGGTATGTGTAATAGCTGTAAATAA